Proteins co-encoded in one Flavobacteriaceae bacterium MAR_2009_75 genomic window:
- a CDS encoding ATP-binding cassette subfamily F protein 3 has product MLNIHNLSVSFGGEYLFEEISFRLNGGDRVGLIGKNGAGKSTLLKLLSKDFAPDSGTIAMEKNIRIGFLRQDIDFEEGRSVLEEAYQAFEEIKKMELQLDEVNHQLAERTDYESEGYNQLIIDLSDLTHRYEILGGYNYQGDTEKILLGLGFKREDFDKKTETFSGGWRMRIELAKLLLQSNDVLLLDEPTNHLDIESIIWLEQFLNNYAGAVVIVSHDKMFLDNVTNRTIEISLGRIYDYNKPYTEFLKLRGEIKEQQLNAQKNQEREIQQAERLIEKFRAKSSKASMAQSLIKKLDKMERIEVDQDDNAVMNLRFPVSVTPGKVVAEIEGLSKNYGEKEVLNDINLLLERDSKTAFVGQNGQGKSTLAKIMVGDLDYEGKMKLGHNVQIGYFAQNQAEYLDGNKTILDTMIDAANEKNRSTVRDVLGSFLFRGDEVDKYVKVLSGGERNRLALAKMLLQPFNVLVMDEPTNHLDIQSKNVLKQALKNFSGTLIVVSHDRDFLQGLTNKVYEFKDHKIREYLGDIDFYLEQRKADDFRVIEKKSEKVKESTAKPKNNSFKDQKKVKSLKNKLSSVESKISQLEKQIADIDHELLMDYDATIAKPNFFEGYQTKKKDLESLMESWEDITLQLEKISA; this is encoded by the coding sequence ATGTTGAACATCCATAACCTTTCCGTTTCTTTTGGCGGTGAATATTTATTTGAAGAAATTTCTTTTCGATTGAACGGAGGGGACCGAGTCGGGCTGATAGGAAAGAACGGTGCAGGAAAATCTACCTTGCTTAAGCTACTGTCAAAAGACTTCGCCCCGGATTCTGGAACGATTGCCATGGAGAAAAATATCAGAATCGGTTTTCTTCGACAAGATATCGATTTTGAAGAGGGCCGTTCGGTCTTGGAAGAGGCTTATCAAGCCTTTGAAGAGATTAAAAAAATGGAACTACAACTTGATGAGGTCAATCATCAATTGGCAGAACGTACCGATTATGAAAGTGAAGGCTACAATCAGCTCATCATAGATTTGAGCGATTTGACCCATCGATATGAAATATTGGGTGGTTATAATTATCAGGGCGATACTGAAAAAATACTTTTAGGTCTTGGTTTCAAGAGAGAAGATTTTGACAAGAAGACCGAAACCTTTTCAGGTGGCTGGCGTATGCGAATTGAACTGGCTAAATTGCTATTGCAAAGTAATGATGTTCTTCTGCTCGATGAGCCTACCAACCACTTAGATATTGAGTCTATAATTTGGTTAGAACAGTTTTTGAATAATTACGCTGGTGCCGTGGTCATCGTCTCTCACGATAAAATGTTTTTGGATAACGTTACCAATCGAACTATTGAAATCTCGTTAGGTCGTATTTATGACTACAATAAACCGTATACCGAATTCTTGAAGTTGAGGGGTGAAATCAAAGAACAGCAATTAAACGCCCAAAAGAACCAAGAACGCGAGATTCAACAAGCAGAGAGACTTATTGAAAAGTTCAGAGCAAAGAGCAGTAAGGCTTCTATGGCGCAATCTTTGATCAAGAAATTGGACAAGATGGAGCGAATCGAGGTCGATCAAGATGATAATGCCGTAATGAATCTTCGCTTTCCAGTTTCGGTCACTCCCGGAAAAGTGGTCGCCGAAATTGAAGGTCTTTCAAAGAACTACGGTGAAAAAGAGGTTTTAAACGATATTAACCTTTTATTAGAGCGAGACAGTAAAACGGCTTTTGTCGGTCAAAACGGTCAAGGAAAATCAACGTTGGCAAAAATTATGGTCGGTGACCTTGATTATGAAGGTAAAATGAAGTTGGGACATAATGTGCAAATAGGTTATTTTGCCCAAAATCAAGCCGAATATCTTGATGGCAATAAGACCATTCTTGATACCATGATAGATGCTGCTAACGAAAAAAACCGAAGCACGGTAAGAGATGTTTTGGGTTCGTTTTTATTTCGGGGCGATGAGGTAGACAAGTATGTAAAAGTACTTTCCGGTGGAGAAAGAAACCGTCTGGCCTTGGCAAAAATGCTGCTGCAGCCCTTCAATGTTTTGGTGATGGATGAGCCTACGAACCACCTTGATATTCAATCGAAAAACGTATTGAAACAAGCGTTAAAGAATTTCAGTGGTACATTGATCGTCGTATCCCATGATAGAGACTTCTTGCAGGGGCTTACCAATAAGGTCTATGAATTTAAAGACCATAAAATAAGAGAATATCTCGGTGATATCGATTTTTATCTTGAACAACGTAAAGCCGATGATTTTAGGGTGATAGAAAAGAAATCGGAAAAAGTAAAAGAAAGTACTGCAAAGCCAAAAAACAATAGTTTTAAAGACCAGAAAAAGGTTAAATCACTTAAGAATAAGCTGAGTTCGGTAGAGAGTAAGATATCCCAACTTGAAAAACAAATAGCGGATATCGATCATGAACTTCTAATGGATTATGATGCTACTATTGCCAAACCCAATTTCTTTGAGGGTTATCAAACCAAGAAGAAAGATCTAGAAAGTTTGATGGAAAGCTGGGAAGATATCACTCTTCAGCTTGAAAAAATAAGTGCTTGA
- a CDS encoding leucine rich repeat (LRR) protein codes for MKSVFAYLVLFTFSVNIIIAEVPAAEKEALIEFYQATNGEKWTNQWNLNSDVSKWHGIKVINNHVTEIDLFKNNLSGTIPASIGKLKSLTSLNLAFNSLTGELPEEMVNLVRLRTLKLEMNRFKGELPIAMGDMKSLEEFTAFNNFLTGAIPESIGKIKNLKILNLSSNSLKGDIPKSLGSLSSLESLGLFENTLEGAIPAEIGQLTKLKELVLANNQLGGEVPSEFDQLASLEVFQIQNNKFESVKNLERMRSSHEFLVFDYDRDDIKLDFKDPNFNKTRMADTKFEDEEGIDK; via the coding sequence ATGAAATCAGTATTTGCATATTTAGTTCTTTTTACCTTTTCTGTTAATATAATAATAGCCGAGGTACCTGCTGCAGAGAAAGAAGCTTTAATCGAGTTTTATCAAGCTACCAACGGTGAGAAATGGACCAATCAATGGAACTTGAATTCCGATGTTTCAAAATGGCATGGTATAAAGGTGATAAACAACCATGTTACTGAAATTGATCTTTTCAAAAATAATTTGAGCGGTACAATACCTGCTAGTATCGGAAAGCTTAAAAGTTTAACATCACTTAACTTGGCATTCAACTCACTTACAGGTGAGCTACCTGAAGAAATGGTGAATTTGGTCAGATTAAGAACTTTAAAGCTTGAAATGAATCGCTTCAAAGGTGAATTGCCTATCGCTATGGGAGATATGAAAAGTCTGGAAGAATTTACGGCTTTCAACAACTTCTTAACAGGAGCTATTCCTGAGAGCATAGGGAAGATTAAAAATTTAAAAATACTCAATCTTTCAAGCAACAGTTTGAAGGGTGATATACCGAAATCATTAGGAAGCCTTTCTTCGCTTGAAAGTCTAGGTCTTTTCGAAAATACTTTAGAAGGTGCTATACCAGCTGAAATAGGTCAGTTGACTAAGCTTAAAGAATTAGTTTTGGCAAATAACCAATTAGGTGGCGAGGTGCCTTCTGAGTTTGATCAATTGGCAAGTTTAGAAGTTTTTCAAATTCAGAACAATAAGTTCGAGTCTGTGAAAAACTTGGAACGCATGCGTTCTTCACATGAATTTTTGGTGTTTGATTATGATAGAGACGATATAAAACTCGATTTCAAAGATCCTAATTTCAATAAGACCAGAATGGCAGATACGAAATTTGAAGATGAAGAAGGTATCGATAAGTAA
- a CDS encoding multidrug efflux pump subunit AcrA (membrane-fusion protein) — translation MDSFVVKPPTSSKFMNTRKVVLSVIGVLLIVFSFFAAKAIIDSKTTPKPRPEKIVKTVFVDTVQNGTVPIKVPANGNLIAKQRVELYSEVQGVFRRGSKLFKTGQRYRSGETIINIDAAEYTASVQSAKSSLYNLITSIMPDLRLDYPEIYPKWQEYLSGFNIDKTIPQLPEMTTEKEKFFISGRGILTDYYNIKNLEQRLSKYRMAAPFDGVLTEALVTEGTLVRSGQKLGEFIDTGVYELEVSIRKTFSDLLKVGEKVELVNLDRTDTYEGVVSRINASVDQASQTIKAFIEVKNDNLREGMYLEANLNARGEDNAIEVDRGLLLENDKIFVVRDSILDQIDVNPIYFSDKKVVIKDVPDGTTIVSKPVVGAYVGMLVKVFEEQSNL, via the coding sequence TTGGATAGTTTTGTAGTCAAACCACCAACTAGCTCTAAATTTATGAATACACGTAAAGTAGTCCTTTCCGTAATCGGAGTACTATTAATTGTTTTTTCCTTTTTTGCAGCGAAGGCAATCATCGATAGTAAGACTACCCCAAAACCCCGCCCCGAAAAAATTGTTAAAACGGTTTTTGTAGATACGGTTCAAAATGGTACCGTGCCTATAAAGGTGCCGGCCAATGGCAACCTCATTGCCAAACAACGTGTAGAGTTGTACTCAGAGGTGCAGGGTGTTTTTAGAAGGGGGTCTAAACTCTTTAAGACGGGTCAGCGTTACCGTTCCGGTGAAACTATAATCAATATAGACGCAGCCGAATATACTGCCAGTGTGCAATCGGCAAAGAGTAGCCTCTATAATCTGATTACTTCGATAATGCCGGATTTGAGATTAGACTATCCGGAAATTTACCCTAAATGGCAAGAGTATTTAAGTGGTTTCAACATAGATAAAACTATACCTCAATTGCCTGAAATGACAACGGAAAAAGAAAAATTCTTTATATCTGGGCGCGGTATACTCACCGATTACTATAATATCAAAAATCTTGAGCAACGGTTGTCCAAGTATAGAATGGCAGCTCCGTTCGATGGAGTTTTGACAGAAGCATTGGTGACCGAAGGTACTTTGGTTCGGTCGGGCCAAAAACTGGGTGAGTTTATCGATACGGGGGTATATGAACTTGAGGTGTCCATCCGTAAGACATTTAGCGATTTACTTAAAGTAGGTGAAAAAGTTGAATTGGTAAACCTCGACCGTACGGACACATACGAAGGGGTAGTGTCTAGAATAAACGCGAGTGTTGATCAGGCGTCACAGACAATCAAGGCCTTTATTGAAGTGAAAAATGATAATTTAAGAGAAGGTATGTACCTAGAAGCTAATCTCAATGCCAGAGGTGAAGATAATGCTATCGAAGTTGATAGGGGGCTGTTACTGGAAAATGATAAGATTTTTGTAGTTAGAGATTCTATATTAGATCAGATAGATGTCAACCCCATTTACTTTTCTGATAAGAAAGTTGTTATCAAAGACGTGCCCGACGGTACAACAATTGTTTCTAAGCCGGTAGTTGGCGCCTATGTGGGTATGTTGGTTAAGGTTTTCGAAGAACAGAGTAACCTCTAA
- a CDS encoding multidrug efflux pump subunit AcrB: protein MKNIISYFIKYHVAVDVFIIAFFIFGIVGMLGLNSSYFPLSDSKNITINITYPGASPQEVEEGIVLKIEDNLKGLEGVDRVTSTSRENSGLINVEIEKGRDIDFMLLEVKNAVDRVPSFPTGMEPLVVSKLDAVRETISFAISGEDIPLAVLKQIGRQVENELRTIDGISQIEMSGFPEEEIEIAVNENNLLAYNISFNEVAQAVANANILVTGGNIKTDTEEYLIRANNRSYYGQELSNLIIRADASGQTVRLKDVAIIRDRFAESPNAAYFNGELSVSTTITSTNTEDLISSAENVKEYIEDFNAKHNNIALSVVSDRSKTLNQRTELLTENAIVGMILVLIFLSLFLNTRLAFWVAFGLPISFLGMFIFAQYFNVTINVLSLFGMIIVIGILVDDGIVIAENIYQHYEKGKSPVQAAIDGTMEVIPPIVSAIITTILAFSIFLFLDGRIGEFFSEVSVIVILTLVVSLVEALIILPAHLAHSKALAPMAKKPKSKIGRAFAKLRMINEIGDRFMVWMRDNIYTPALRFGLKNKILTFAFFLVALILTIGSMGGGIVRTSFFPRIASDRIAVELLMPNGTHEKVTDSIISLIEEKSKIVNQELTDKYMKGTGKQLFENTIRNLGPGSSTASLVINLLPGEERPDEIVADMVTNRLQELVGPVVGVESLIYGSGGNFGGSPVSVSLLGNNIEELKAAKVELKSAMLNNSLLKDVADNDPAGIKEIRLELKENAYLLGLDLRTVMDQVRAGFFGTQAQRFQRGQDEIRVWVRYDRSNRSSITDLDQMRISTPSGGKVPLNEIANYTIERGDVAINHLEGQREIQVTADLKDEKTTTATDIMSDIRTNIMPEIHSKYPTVGASYEGQNREANKMTDSLRVVGLSVLMLIYITIAFTFRSFSQPLLLILMVPFSLTAVAWGHWIHGFPVNMLSMLGIIALIGIMVNDGLVLISKFNTNLRGGMKFDDAIFDAGRSRFRAIFLTSVTTIAGLAPLLLERSRQAQFLKPMAISIAYGIGFATILTLLLLPLFLSFSNRAKVGKKWLVKGGSVTKEEVERAIIEQEEEYKMQSGSMHSLNGKNNNIDSPSKQLEGKQE from the coding sequence ATGAAAAATATTATCTCTTATTTCATTAAGTACCATGTGGCGGTAGATGTCTTTATTATCGCTTTTTTCATCTTTGGTATTGTTGGTATGTTAGGGTTAAACTCCTCTTATTTTCCCCTATCCGATTCTAAGAATATTACGATAAACATTACATACCCCGGGGCTTCGCCCCAAGAGGTAGAAGAGGGTATTGTTCTTAAAATAGAAGATAACCTTAAAGGCCTTGAAGGTGTAGATCGGGTAACTTCTACTTCTAGAGAAAATAGTGGTCTCATCAATGTTGAAATCGAAAAAGGCAGAGATATTGACTTTATGCTTCTCGAGGTCAAGAATGCGGTAGATAGGGTGCCTTCTTTTCCAACGGGTATGGAACCCCTCGTAGTCTCTAAGTTAGATGCGGTTCGAGAGACTATCAGTTTTGCCATAAGTGGTGAAGATATACCGCTTGCGGTACTGAAACAAATCGGCAGGCAGGTAGAAAATGAACTGCGAACCATTGATGGTATTTCTCAAATAGAAATGAGCGGTTTTCCTGAGGAAGAAATAGAAATCGCGGTTAATGAGAATAATCTTTTGGCCTACAACATTTCTTTCAATGAAGTAGCTCAGGCCGTGGCCAATGCCAATATTCTGGTGACCGGTGGTAATATTAAGACCGACACCGAAGAGTACTTGATTCGGGCCAACAATCGTTCTTATTATGGTCAAGAGCTTTCAAATCTCATCATAAGGGCCGATGCCTCTGGTCAAACCGTACGCTTAAAAGATGTAGCTATCATTCGCGACCGGTTTGCAGAATCACCCAATGCGGCCTATTTCAACGGTGAATTATCTGTTAGTACTACCATTACGAGTACCAATACCGAAGATCTTATTTCATCAGCTGAAAATGTAAAGGAATATATAGAAGACTTTAACGCCAAACATAACAATATAGCATTGAGCGTTGTCAGTGATCGTTCCAAGACGTTGAATCAACGTACAGAGCTACTTACCGAGAATGCGATTGTGGGTATGATTCTGGTGCTCATTTTCCTGTCCCTTTTTCTAAACACTCGCTTGGCTTTTTGGGTAGCTTTCGGGCTTCCGATTTCCTTTTTGGGGATGTTCATTTTTGCTCAATATTTTAATGTGACCATTAATGTTTTATCTCTCTTCGGAATGATAATCGTTATTGGTATTCTGGTAGATGATGGTATTGTAATAGCCGAAAATATATACCAGCATTACGAAAAAGGGAAATCTCCCGTGCAAGCGGCCATCGATGGTACTATGGAGGTGATACCTCCAATTGTTTCTGCCATTATAACCACCATCCTTGCCTTTTCGATTTTCTTATTTCTTGATGGAAGAATAGGAGAGTTTTTTAGCGAGGTATCGGTAATCGTAATTCTTACGTTAGTGGTTTCTCTGGTAGAGGCACTTATAATTTTACCCGCTCACTTGGCCCATTCGAAAGCCTTGGCACCCATGGCCAAGAAGCCAAAATCGAAAATAGGTAGGGCATTTGCCAAATTGCGTATGATCAATGAGATAGGAGACCGTTTCATGGTTTGGATGCGTGACAACATCTATACCCCAGCATTACGTTTCGGTCTGAAAAATAAAATATTGACTTTCGCTTTCTTTTTAGTGGCGTTGATTTTGACGATAGGATCAATGGGTGGGGGAATTGTACGAACTTCTTTCTTTCCGAGAATTGCGAGTGATAGAATAGCGGTAGAGTTGTTAATGCCAAATGGCACGCATGAAAAGGTTACCGATTCTATTATAAGTCTTATAGAAGAAAAGTCTAAAATAGTTAACCAAGAACTTACCGATAAGTATATGAAAGGTACCGGTAAGCAACTTTTCGAGAATACGATTAGAAATCTTGGTCCGGGGTCGTCTACGGCGAGTCTGGTAATTAACCTACTTCCGGGGGAAGAGCGACCTGATGAAATCGTTGCTGACATGGTCACAAATCGACTACAAGAGCTCGTAGGGCCTGTGGTCGGGGTAGAAAGCCTTATTTATGGGTCTGGCGGCAACTTTGGCGGTAGTCCCGTTTCGGTATCCCTTTTAGGAAATAATATTGAAGAATTAAAAGCTGCAAAGGTTGAACTGAAATCGGCAATGCTCAACAATTCGCTTTTAAAGGATGTTGCTGATAATGATCCTGCCGGTATTAAAGAGATTAGGTTAGAGCTTAAAGAGAATGCCTATTTACTGGGCTTGGATCTACGAACGGTGATGGATCAGGTTCGGGCAGGTTTTTTTGGTACACAGGCACAGCGCTTTCAACGAGGTCAAGATGAAATAAGGGTTTGGGTGCGCTATGATAGGTCAAATCGGTCTTCGATAACCGATTTAGATCAAATGCGTATTTCTACCCCAAGCGGGGGCAAGGTGCCATTGAACGAAATTGCCAATTACACGATTGAACGTGGTGATGTGGCCATAAATCACCTCGAAGGTCAACGTGAAATTCAGGTTACGGCCGATTTGAAAGATGAAAAAACCACCACGGCTACCGATATAATGTCAGATATTCGAACGAATATAATGCCTGAAATACATTCTAAATACCCTACGGTTGGGGCTTCTTACGAAGGGCAGAATAGAGAGGCCAATAAAATGACAGACTCTCTTCGAGTAGTAGGTCTATCGGTATTAATGTTGATTTACATCACGATCGCCTTTACTTTCAGAAGTTTCAGCCAGCCATTATTATTGATTTTAATGGTGCCTTTCAGCCTTACCGCTGTAGCGTGGGGCCATTGGATACATGGTTTTCCGGTAAATATGCTTTCTATGCTGGGTATTATTGCCTTAATCGGCATTATGGTAAATGATGGGCTCGTTCTGATTAGCAAGTTCAACACTAATCTTAGAGGTGGCATGAAATTCGATGATGCCATTTTCGATGCAGGGCGGTCACGTTTTCGTGCTATTTTCTTAACGTCGGTTACTACAATTGCTGGTCTGGCGCCGCTCCTTCTTGAAAGAAGTAGACAAGCACAGTTTTTAAAACCTATGGCCATTTCAATTGCTTATGGTATAGGCTTTGCCACAATACTCACCTTACTGTTGTTGCCATTATTTCTTTCGTTTAGCAACAGGGCAAAAGTGGGTAAAAAATGGTTGGTCAAAGGTGGCTCGGTAACCAAAGAAGAAGTAGAGAGGGCCATAATAGAACAAGAAGAGGAGTATAAAATGCAGTCGGGATCTATGCATAGCTTAAATGGAAAGAACAACAATATAGATTCGCCGTCAAAACAATTGGAGGGTAAGCAAGAATAG
- a CDS encoding outer membrane protein TolC, with protein sequence MKIFKIGALCIGMAFFTGAFAQERVLSKNEAIELALKNNFDIRVARNQVEIADNNQGVLNSGYLPTVAATAGANYNRDDSTIEFPGQLNDDGSARADQDLYKAEAQRYNSALNVNYTLFDGLGRFYTYKQLKEQYQLSELQARETIENTLLQLFSVYFEVARLTENKNVLQQALEISMQRITRAEYAFEYGQNTKLDILNAQVDVTNDSINLLNTLQQLGNTKRDLNVVLNQDLNRTFEVDTLISFIPKLRLEELVAQAELNNVAVLQSERNLTINEYDIKVNRSGYLPTVGLTGTYGWNLNQSAASAFFPGTNNETWNFGLGASLTWNLFDGGGTTVRVKNSKIAYENQELQLEQIRLQVERDIQNALDIYENRLNIYQIQEQNVITNKNNFERSKEQFQLGRITSIEFRQAQINLLNAQTNKNLAKYDAKLAELQLLQLTGQLLNIEL encoded by the coding sequence ATGAAGATATTTAAAATAGGTGCCTTGTGTATTGGTATGGCATTTTTTACCGGAGCTTTTGCACAAGAGCGGGTACTTTCCAAAAATGAAGCCATTGAATTGGCATTAAAGAATAATTTCGATATAAGGGTTGCCCGTAATCAAGTTGAAATAGCCGATAATAATCAAGGTGTTTTAAATTCAGGGTATTTGCCAACAGTTGCTGCTACGGCTGGCGCAAATTATAACCGTGACGATTCTACAATTGAATTCCCCGGTCAGTTAAATGACGACGGAAGCGCTAGGGCGGATCAAGATTTATATAAGGCAGAGGCCCAACGGTATAATTCCGCCTTAAATGTAAATTATACCTTGTTCGATGGTCTCGGTCGTTTTTATACCTATAAACAACTCAAAGAGCAATATCAATTAAGTGAATTGCAGGCAAGGGAAACCATTGAGAATACCCTGCTTCAGTTATTCAGTGTCTATTTCGAGGTAGCAAGGCTAACGGAGAATAAAAATGTGCTGCAACAGGCGCTTGAAATTTCAATGCAGCGAATTACCAGGGCCGAATATGCTTTTGAATATGGCCAAAATACCAAACTTGATATTCTAAACGCACAGGTCGATGTCACCAATGACAGTATAAACCTTTTGAATACATTACAGCAGCTTGGTAATACCAAAAGAGATTTGAACGTAGTGCTTAATCAAGATTTGAACAGAACTTTTGAAGTTGATACCTTGATATCCTTTATTCCGAAATTACGTTTGGAAGAACTGGTGGCACAAGCCGAACTTAATAATGTTGCAGTGCTTCAATCAGAAAGAAACCTTACCATTAACGAATATGATATTAAGGTAAACAGATCGGGGTATTTACCGACGGTCGGGCTCACGGGTACTTATGGTTGGAACCTTAATCAAAGTGCAGCCTCCGCCTTTTTTCCTGGAACGAATAATGAAACTTGGAATTTTGGACTTGGAGCGAGTTTGACTTGGAATCTTTTTGATGGTGGGGGTACCACGGTGAGAGTCAAGAACTCAAAAATTGCCTATGAAAACCAAGAGTTGCAACTTGAACAAATACGATTGCAAGTAGAACGTGATATTCAGAATGCGTTGGATATTTATGAAAATCGATTGAATATCTACCAGATTCAAGAGCAGAACGTTATCACTAACAAAAATAATTTTGAACGTTCAAAAGAACAATTTCAATTAGGGCGTATCACCTCGATTGAATTCCGTCAGGCGCAAATCAATCTTCTAAATGCACAGACGAATAAAAACTTGGCGAAGTACGATGCCAAACTGGCTGAATTACAATTGTTACAGCTCACAGGGCAATTATTGAATATTGAGCTTTAG
- a CDS encoding putative dehydrogenase has product MSSPIGIGIIGTGSIVNNYIKCISELEEANLVALYTKSSERVDSAETQFGVPVFSNIDEFLAQNNLDLVCICNESGRHGEAIKAAAQAGKHILSEKPLEVTTDKVDEVIRVCNEHRVKLGCVLQNRCSADYVLLETAVKDGKLGKLLMGNAHINWYRSEEYYSGSDWRGTLKYDGGAAFMNQGIHTIDLLINLMGEVISVFGKVQTSVHNIEGEDVGSAILNFNGGAIGNITAGTALYPGYPERLEIYGEKGSVLMEAGKIVEWNVPDTTAPNITSKDGDGSGAADPTAIGHQNHKTVLADMLIAIQEDRSPMVGGDEARKAVAVINAIYDSSKSEKLVQL; this is encoded by the coding sequence ATGTCTTCACCTATCGGAATCGGAATTATCGGAACGGGCTCAATCGTTAATAATTATATTAAATGTATTTCCGAACTCGAAGAAGCTAATTTAGTCGCACTTTATACTAAATCTTCAGAAAGGGTAGATTCAGCGGAAACACAATTCGGTGTACCGGTTTTTAGTAACATAGATGAGTTTTTGGCTCAGAATAATCTTGATCTGGTCTGTATTTGTAATGAAAGCGGTAGACATGGCGAAGCCATTAAAGCCGCCGCTCAGGCTGGTAAGCACATTTTAAGTGAAAAACCTTTAGAAGTTACTACCGATAAGGTTGATGAAGTTATAAGGGTCTGCAATGAACACAGGGTCAAATTGGGGTGTGTACTACAGAATAGATGTAGTGCCGACTATGTGCTATTAGAAACTGCTGTAAAAGATGGTAAATTAGGAAAATTGCTAATGGGCAATGCCCATATCAATTGGTATAGATCAGAAGAATATTATTCCGGTAGCGATTGGCGGGGTACATTGAAGTACGACGGCGGTGCAGCTTTTATGAACCAAGGCATTCATACCATTGACTTATTGATCAATTTGATGGGCGAGGTAATTTCGGTTTTCGGCAAGGTACAGACTAGCGTACATAACATTGAAGGAGAGGATGTAGGCAGTGCCATATTGAATTTCAACGGCGGTGCGATCGGTAATATTACCGCTGGTACAGCCCTGTATCCAGGATATCCGGAGCGGCTAGAAATTTATGGTGAAAAGGGCAGTGTTCTTATGGAAGCCGGTAAAATAGTAGAATGGAATGTTCCTGATACCACTGCGCCTAATATAACTTCAAAAGATGGAGATGGGTCCGGTGCAGCAGATCCGACCGCTATTGGGCATCAAAACCATAAAACCGTTCTTGCCGATATGTTGATTGCTATACAAGAAGACCGTTCTCCAATGGTTGGTGGAGATGAGGCAAGAAAGGCCGTTGCCGTTATCAATGCAATTTATGATTCTTCAAAAAGTGAAAAATTGGTACAGCTTTAA
- a CDS encoding Cysteine-rich CPXCG has protein sequence MIEEANMYEHFFQCPYCWEEISMLMDPSVGRQTYVEDCEVCCNPIEITPQFQDNELVAFEARDIEQ, from the coding sequence TTGATTGAAGAGGCGAATATGTACGAACATTTTTTTCAATGTCCTTATTGCTGGGAAGAAATTTCAATGTTAATGGATCCTTCGGTTGGTAGACAGACTTATGTTGAAGATTGCGAAGTCTGCTGCAACCCTATCGAAATAACACCTCAATTTCAAGATAATGAACTTGTAGCTTTTGAAGCTCGTGACATCGAACAATAG
- a CDS encoding putative autotransporter adhesin-like protein, which yields MRNSIILFALFMITGALFAQKSNTKELEEFTEVKAYDRIIVTLVKGETNKLVITGDDKDEVSISNKDGLLKIKMEFDNFLDGDEALATLYYTEDLTLIDANENAKIKSDETFTTDERVEIKTQEGGVIELNVELSDLYTKSVSGGEITLTGIAKTQEAMVNTGGKIYNKQLNTEETTVVVSAGGRADVKASDKVKAKVRAGGSIYIYGNPKNVDQDKVFGGKIKVVD from the coding sequence ATGAGAAATTCTATAATTTTGTTTGCACTATTCATGATTACCGGTGCATTATTCGCTCAGAAATCTAATACGAAAGAACTGGAAGAATTCACCGAAGTGAAAGCTTATGACCGAATCATTGTGACCTTAGTCAAAGGCGAAACAAACAAATTGGTTATTACAGGAGACGACAAAGATGAAGTAAGTATATCGAACAAAGATGGCCTTCTCAAAATCAAAATGGAATTTGATAATTTTCTGGATGGAGATGAAGCCCTGGCCACTCTCTACTATACTGAAGACCTTACATTGATCGATGCCAATGAAAATGCAAAAATTAAGTCGGACGAAACCTTTACCACCGATGAGCGCGTTGAAATTAAAACTCAGGAAGGTGGAGTAATCGAACTCAACGTTGAGCTTAGCGACCTCTATACCAAATCTGTTTCAGGAGGTGAAATAACCCTTACAGGAATTGCCAAAACTCAAGAGGCTATGGTCAATACAGGTGGTAAAATCTATAATAAACAACTGAATACAGAAGAAACTACGGTGGTGGTAAGTGCTGGAGGACGTGCCGATGTAAAAGCTAGCGACAAGGTTAAAGCCAAAGTAAGGGCCGGTGGTTCTATCTACATTTATGGCAACCCGAAAAATGTAGATCAAGACAAGGTTTTTGGTGGTAAAATAAAAGTAGTAGATTAA